In Actinomyces marmotae, the DNA window TTGCGTTATGGCCATGTGAGAGACGGGAATCCTCTCGCGGGGGCGGGGAGGGTACGATCCCCGCGAATTCATTCCTCCCGAGATCGAACGCAGGAGTTCCCATGTCGTATGCTCCCCAATACCCTGTTCCCATTCAGCCGGGTCCGCCCCGCAGGAATACCCTCGGACTGGTCGCCATGATCATGGCGATTATCGGCTTCGTCTTCGCCTGCGTCCCAGGGGCGCTGATCATCGGCTGGATCCTGCTCCCGGTCTCATTCATCCTCGGGCTGGTGGCGCTCTTCCGGAAGGGAGAGACCCAATGGCAGGCCATCACCGCGGTCGTGCTCGCCGTTGTCGGCACGATCGTCGGCGTGATCGTCTTCATCGTCTTCTTGGGCCAGGTGGTTGACAAGGCGGTTGACGAGGCGTTCTCACCCTCCGCGTCCGCGGCGGCCTCCAGCAGCGCCGCTGAGGCCGGTAGTGGGCGCACCGCCTCGCGGGCCGTTGAGGCTGGTAGTGGGAGCGCCGCCTCTGATGCCGCTGGGACCAGCCGGGACAACCCTCTCCCGCTGGGGACGGAGATCTCCTCCAAGGACTGGAAGATCGTTGTCAATTCCGTGACTCTGCATGCGAATGACCAGGTCGCCGCCGCGAATGTATTCAATAAACCGCCGGCGGCGGGGAATGAGCACATTCTCGTCAACTACACCGTGACCTACACCGGTGACGATCCCAGCGGGTCCATGCCTTTCGAGAGCGTCGAGTACGTCACCCCTGGGGGAGTCTCCGTCGGCGCTACGAGCACATTCGCCGTCGCCTCCGATGAGATCGACACTCTGACCACGCTGTACAAGGGGGGATCCGTCACGGGGAGCACCGTCCTGGAGGTTCCGTCCGACGGTGTCGAGAACGGGGTTCTCTCGGTGCAGCCGGGGCTCTTCTCGGACAAGAGGTTCGTGAGCGTGAAGTAGTTCGGCGCGCTCATTGCCGGGTCCTGCCGCGGTCGGTGGCACCACGCCGCGCTCCTATCTCCTGGAGCGCCCGCGGGGCAAGGGACCCGTCAACTCGCTGAGGCCGTCGGCGCGCCCGCGCCGGCGGCCTCAGCAACGCTGAGATCGCCGAGCGGCTCTTCATGAGCGAGGGCACGGTGCGCAACCACGTCTCCGCCGCCCTGGCGAGGACCGGCCTGCGCAACCGCACCCAGCTCGCCGTCCTCTACCTGCGCGCCCCTAAGCGCACCTGGAAGCCCCTTACGCTCACCACCGACGAGGTGGAAGAGTGAGGGGCGCCGCTCGCGGCGTGACCACCGGCATCATCGAAGGAGAGAGCCATGAAGTACACCGAGCTGGGTACCACCGGCATCCGCATCCCCCGCCTGTGCCTGGGAGGAATGAGCTTCGGAGAGCCCTACCCCGACTTCCACCAGTGGGTGGTTGACCAGCCCACCACCCAGACCATCATCGCCCGGGCACTGGAGCTCGGCCTCAGCTTCATTGACACGGCCAACGTCTACGCCCACGGCACCTCGGAGCGGTTCATCGGCCAGTCCCTGCGCAACCTCGGGGTCAAGCGCGAGGACGTCGTGCTCGCCTCCAAGGTCTACTTCAACGAGGGGACCCTCACCGCCCCCGCCATCGCGCGGGAGATCGAGGGCACACTCGAGCGCCTGGGCACCGACTACCTCGACCTCTACATCATCCACCGCTTCGACTACGCCACCCTGGTGGAGGAGACGATGGAGGCTCTCGACGTGCTCGTGCGCGCCGGCAAGGTCAGGGCCCTGGGCGCCAGCGCCATGTACGGCTACCAGTTGCACAACATGCAGCTCGTCGCCGACTCCCACGGCTGGACCCGCTTCGCGAGCATGCAGAACCACTACAACCTGCTCTACCGCGAGGACGAGCGCGACCTCATCCCCGTGTGCGAGCAGTACGGGATGAGCCTGACCCCCTACAGCCCGCTGGCCTCGGGCCACCTCGCCCGCCCCGAGTGGGACTCCGACTCCACGCGGTCGAGGACGGATGTGATGATGCGCGACAAGTACGACCGTGCCCGGCAGATCGACATGCCCGTCATCGAGCGGGTGGCGACACTGGCCGAGCGCCTGGGCGTGCCCATGGCCGACGTCGCCCTCGCCTGGCAGTGGGCCAAGGGCGTGGCCGCCCCCATCGTCGGCTGCTCGCGGCCCAGCCGGGTCGACGACGCCGTGCGCGCCCTCGACCTGACCCTGACCGATGAGGACATCGCCTTCCTGGAGGAGCCGTACCAGGCTCACGAGGTGGTCGGAGCGC includes these proteins:
- a CDS encoding aldo/keto reductase, encoding MKYTELGTTGIRIPRLCLGGMSFGEPYPDFHQWVVDQPTTQTIIARALELGLSFIDTANVYAHGTSERFIGQSLRNLGVKREDVVLASKVYFNEGTLTAPAIAREIEGTLERLGTDYLDLYIIHRFDYATLVEETMEALDVLVRAGKVRALGASAMYGYQLHNMQLVADSHGWTRFASMQNHYNLLYREDERDLIPVCEQYGMSLTPYSPLASGHLARPEWDSDSTRSRTDVMMRDKYDRARQIDMPVIERVATLAERLGVPMADVALAWQWAKGVAAPIVGCSRPSRVDDAVRALDLTLTDEDIAFLEEPYQAHEVVGALPRP